GGGTGCCAAATGGATACCGCGTCTTCCGGGTTTTCGGACAGCGACTTGAAAAAATTATTCAGCGGGAAGCTAGCCATGTTACGAAAAGAAAGCGGCCAAACTATGGAGGCCGAGGCTGACAGTTTAGACTTATACAAGAGCGAATATTTCCGTTTTCTCAGCGGCTCGCGTCTGCCGCATTTACGCACGCTCCTGCATATCAGCAAAAAATACGGCGTGACGCTCGACTGGTGGTTCAATGAGCTGGCTACTCTGCCCAAAGACAAAGCGGCGCTCCGGCAAAAAGCTTTTGAGTTGCGGACTTTGAGCCTGCTTAAAAAATTTTCGCCTCCGGCGCAAAACGCCGCGCTGGATGTCCTGACCGCGCTCGCCAAAAATCTGCTTTAGTACCAGTCGGCCAGCGCCCAGATTACGCCCGGACGCATATACATCGACGCGACAAATTTATGATGGACATCCCAGCCTTCCGGCGTGCGGAACAGCATGCCGTTTTTATAAAGCAGACCGTTGACCCGCCGCAGCAGTTTTTCCGCTTTTTTTCTCTGCCCGCGAATGAGCAGATGTCCGGCAAAAGCGTAATTCACGCCAGTCCAGGCATCATTGCCCTGTAGCGCTTTTACCGGCTGGCCGCCGGCAGTGCGGCCGTTGGCCAGGCCGTACCGCCCTTTCTCCACGCCGAGAAAGTTACTGCGGTAAATATGTTTCAACGCGCTGTCTATCTGTTCAGGCTCCAGCACGCCCGGCAGATGCATTTGCTCCAAAAACCATTGTCCGGCCAGCTGCGCGGCCATGATGTCGCTGGAGCGTTCGTCAAAATTAAAATAGCGTCCGTTCCAGAGTTTGCGGTTCAGCGAATTTTTGGCCTTTTTGAGGCCGAGCCGCCACTTCCTGGCCTGTTCTTTTTTACCGAGTATTTCCGCGATCTGCACGCCGGTCTGCAAAGAGGCCAGCCGCAAAATGCCGCAGTAGGCCGACGCGCCCCGCATCAGCCAATTGTCAAAAGTTTGATCGGGAAAATTCTCGTTTT
This window of the Candidatus Margulisiibacteriota bacterium genome carries:
- a CDS encoding helix-turn-helix domain-containing protein, yielding MLRKESGQTMEAEADSLDLYKSEYFRFLSGSRLPHLRTLLHISKKYGVTLDWWFNELATLPKDKAALRQKAFELRTLSLLKKFSPPAQNAALDVLTALAKNLL